From Virgibacillus natechei, the proteins below share one genomic window:
- the celB gene encoding PTS cellobiose transporter subunit IIC produces the protein MNDSKFMQLLENILMPIAEKLNNNRYLTALRDGFMVALPLIIFGSIFVVLANFPFLDRMIGEEAFAAYQSALGPASDATLGIMGTFVIIGIGYKLTQHYGGEAIYGGVVAFAAFLILTPQVLEGVSGVIPTSSLGAEGMFLGIFTAFIAAELYRFFVQKNWTIKMPAGVPEAVSRSFSALIPITMTLTAFILVRIIFSYTPFDTVQNFIYTIIQEPLTALGSGLTATIIIVLLTQVFWFFGLHGQIITNSVMDPIWYALNDQNLQAFQAGTELPNIITKQFIDSFLVGSGGSGMTLSVILLIFIIGKSRQLKEIGRLGAPAGLFNVNEPIIFGLPIIMNPLVLIPWILAPVVATVITYTSMVTGLVPPPAGIIVPWTTPPILNGFLATGNAWQGAVLQLVNILVVMAIWWPFLKLLDKNYYESEKSAK, from the coding sequence ATGAATGATAGTAAATTCATGCAATTATTAGAGAATATCCTAATGCCTATTGCTGAAAAATTAAATAACAACCGTTATTTAACTGCTTTACGTGATGGGTTCATGGTTGCATTACCATTAATTATTTTTGGTTCCATATTTGTTGTTTTAGCAAACTTTCCATTCCTTGATCGAATGATAGGTGAGGAAGCATTTGCAGCCTATCAAAGTGCTTTGGGACCAGCTTCAGATGCAACGTTGGGTATCATGGGAACATTTGTAATTATTGGGATAGGTTATAAGTTAACCCAGCATTATGGCGGGGAAGCCATTTACGGGGGTGTCGTTGCATTTGCGGCCTTCCTCATTTTAACCCCACAGGTACTGGAAGGGGTCTCCGGTGTTATTCCAACTTCAAGTCTTGGTGCAGAAGGAATGTTTCTAGGGATTTTCACCGCTTTCATTGCAGCTGAGCTATACCGATTTTTTGTGCAAAAGAATTGGACAATTAAGATGCCAGCTGGTGTTCCGGAGGCAGTGTCACGATCATTCAGTGCATTAATTCCAATCACGATGACACTTACTGCATTTATATTAGTTCGCATTATATTTAGTTATACACCATTTGATACCGTACAGAACTTTATTTATACAATAATTCAAGAACCGCTAACAGCACTAGGTAGTGGTTTAACTGCCACAATCATTATAGTATTGTTGACACAGGTCTTTTGGTTCTTTGGATTACATGGACAAATCATTACAAACTCCGTGATGGATCCGATCTGGTATGCGTTAAACGACCAAAACCTACAAGCATTTCAAGCAGGTACAGAGTTACCAAACATTATAACCAAGCAATTTATTGATTCATTTCTTGTTGGTAGTGGTGGATCAGGGATGACACTGTCTGTTATTCTTCTAATCTTTATTATTGGAAAAAGTAGACAGCTTAAGGAAATTGGTAGATTGGGTGCCCCGGCCGGATTATTCAACGTAAACGAACCAATTATATTTGGGTTGCCTATCATTATGAATCCATTAGTTCTCATCCCATGGATCTTAGCACCTGTTGTTGCAACCGTTATAACGTACACGTCAATGGTAACCGGATTAGTGCCACCACCCGCTGGGATTATCGTTCCATGGACAACACCACCGATTTTGAATGGATTCTTAGCTACAGGTAATGCATGGCAAGGTGCTGTATTGCAACTTGTGAATATACTTGTCGTCATGGCAATTTGGTGGCCGTTCCTGAAATTACTGGATAAAAACTACTACGAATCAGAAAAAAGTGCTAAATAA
- a CDS encoding PTS sugar transporter subunit IIB codes for MKRILLACASGMSTSILVRKMEEAAEEKGIEAEIWAVAQDKAPSEMERADVLLIGPQMRFMKKKYSKVAEEVGIPLDVIDPVAYGRADGEAVLNKAIELIGE; via the coding sequence ATGAAACGTATATTATTAGCATGTGCATCAGGGATGTCTACAAGTATTTTAGTGAGAAAAATGGAGGAGGCAGCTGAGGAAAAGGGAATTGAGGCTGAAATTTGGGCTGTGGCTCAGGATAAAGCACCAAGTGAAATGGAAAGGGCGGACGTTTTATTGATTGGTCCGCAAATGAGATTCATGAAGAAGAAGTATTCGAAGGTAGCGGAAGAAGTAGGTATTCCATTAGATGTCATCGATCCAGTAGCATATGGACGAGCAGATGGGGAAGCAGTGTTGAATAAAGCTATCGAATTAATAGGTGAGTAA
- a CDS encoding Gfo/Idh/MocA family protein, giving the protein MNKNNGMNDAPKGNVNKVVEKGEFLFAAIGLDHGHIYGMCNGLIEAGGELVSVYDPDPEKVKRFCETFSGVSIASSEQEVLKNEEISLVASANIPSERGTLGLKVLDHGKHYFTAKPAFTKIEQVEQAKQKTEETGLKWGIYYSERLHVESAVFAGQLIEEGAIGKVVQVIGTGPHRANANNRPDWFFDPERFGGILCDIGSHQIEQFLHYTNAKDAQVLHSKVGNYTFKDHPEFQDFGDATLVADNGATFYFRVDWLTPDGLGTWGDGRVLILGTEGYIEVRKYIDIARSSSPDNLYLVNHEGEKHFELSGKVGFPFFGAFILDCLNGTENAMTQEHAFRAATLCIEAQEQAIQIEIER; this is encoded by the coding sequence ATGAATAAAAATAATGGAATGAATGATGCTCCTAAAGGAAACGTCAACAAAGTAGTAGAGAAGGGGGAGTTCCTCTTTGCAGCTATCGGTTTGGATCATGGTCACATTTATGGAATGTGTAATGGATTGATAGAAGCAGGCGGTGAATTAGTGTCCGTCTACGATCCAGATCCTGAGAAGGTAAAAAGGTTTTGTGAGACTTTTTCAGGCGTTTCAATAGCTTCTTCAGAACAAGAAGTTTTGAAAAACGAGGAAATAAGTTTGGTCGCGAGTGCGAATATACCTTCAGAGAGAGGAACCCTTGGCTTAAAAGTTCTCGATCATGGAAAACATTACTTTACAGCTAAACCTGCATTCACAAAAATAGAACAGGTAGAACAGGCTAAACAAAAGACAGAAGAAACAGGACTAAAATGGGGAATCTATTATAGTGAGAGGTTGCACGTTGAAAGCGCTGTCTTTGCTGGGCAACTTATTGAAGAAGGTGCCATTGGAAAGGTTGTCCAGGTGATTGGAACCGGCCCACACCGAGCGAATGCGAATAACAGACCGGATTGGTTTTTTGATCCCGAGCGTTTTGGTGGTATTCTTTGCGACATTGGCAGTCACCAGATTGAACAGTTCTTACATTATACAAATGCGAAGGATGCACAAGTACTGCATAGTAAAGTTGGTAACTATACATTTAAAGATCACCCGGAGTTTCAAGATTTTGGCGATGCTACCTTAGTCGCTGATAATGGGGCCACTTTCTATTTCCGTGTCGATTGGCTCACACCTGATGGACTGGGGACTTGGGGAGATGGTCGTGTGTTGATTCTTGGGACAGAAGGTTATATTGAAGTGAGGAAATACATTGATATTGCACGCAGTTCCTCTCCTGACAACTTGTACCTGGTGAATCATGAAGGGGAGAAACACTTCGAGTTATCCGGCAAAGTTGGTTTTCCTTTCTTTGGAGCGTTTATTTTGGATTGCTTAAATGGTACAGAAAATGCTATGACGCAAGAACATGCCTTTCGGGCGGCAACTTTATGTATTGAAGCACAAGAACAAGCCATTCAGATTGAAATAGAACGCTAA
- a CDS encoding LUD domain-containing protein, which produces MEALHLVIVHEPIQERESFLVETKKGRSVCLLPAAFISIISKSTFVPRMSQATRKIHQHIESEKEVVLCVNFITGPSNSADIEINGCWC; this is translated from the coding sequence ATGGAGGCATTACATTTAGTGATCGTACATGAGCCGATTCAGGAAAGGGAGTCCTTTTTAGTGGAAACGAAAAAAGGTAGATCTGTATGTTTGTTGCCTGCGGCTTTTATTTCTATCATTTCAAAAAGTACATTTGTTCCTCGTATGTCGCAAGCAACTAGAAAAATCCACCAACACATTGAAAGCGAGAAGGAAGTCGTTTTATGTGTGAATTTTATTACAGGCCCCAGTAACAGTGCGGATATTGAAATAAATGGTTGTTGGTGTTGA
- a CDS encoding DeoR/GlpR family DNA-binding transcription regulator, translated as MLVAERQQKIVKLVNEKKSVRVNELSQLFSVTEETIRRDLEKLEVEKKLSRSHGGAISTTPSDSLEIPYSEREITNVKEKNEIALEAIKQVVEGDKVILDASTTAWYMARALPDIALTVLTNSMKVAMELSSKKQITVMSTGGTLLTKSLSYVGPLAESSFDAYHVGKAFISCKGLHVDRGISESDERQARIKTKMIESADQVFIMIDHSKFGVQAFSHLKSLDVIDHIITDSKIDQNVVKQLEEKSLHLIKVFTE; from the coding sequence ATGCTGGTTGCAGAAAGACAACAAAAAATAGTGAAATTAGTAAATGAGAAAAAAAGTGTACGAGTAAATGAATTAAGTCAGCTTTTTTCCGTTACCGAGGAAACAATTCGTAGAGACTTGGAAAAATTAGAAGTGGAGAAGAAATTATCCAGAAGCCATGGTGGAGCTATTAGCACTACCCCCTCAGACTCCCTGGAAATTCCTTATTCTGAAAGGGAAATAACAAACGTTAAAGAAAAAAATGAAATAGCTCTCGAAGCAATTAAGCAAGTAGTAGAAGGAGACAAAGTGATTTTAGATGCCAGTACCACAGCTTGGTATATGGCCAGAGCCTTACCGGATATCGCTCTAACCGTACTAACAAACTCCATGAAAGTAGCAATGGAATTAAGTTCAAAAAAACAAATTACCGTTATGTCAACAGGTGGAACGTTGCTAACGAAGTCCCTGTCTTATGTTGGCCCATTAGCGGAGTCATCATTTGATGCGTACCATGTGGGTAAAGCATTTATTTCCTGCAAGGGTCTGCATGTAGACCGGGGGATTAGTGAATCAGATGAACGGCAGGCGAGAATTAAGACAAAAATGATTGAAAGTGCTGATCAGGTCTTTATTATGATCGATCACAGTAAGTTTGGTGTGCAGGCCTTTTCACATCTAAAGAGTTTGGATGTTATTGACCATATTATTACAGATAGTAAGATCGATCAGAACGTTGTTAAACAATTAGAAGAAAAGTCACTACATTTAATTAAAGTATTTACAGAATAA
- a CDS encoding bifunctional aldolase/short-chain dehydrogenase, protein MVKNRWDNNSTFKNGLNELVYRSNLLGQDRSVANWGGGNTSTKSTETDFRGNEVEVMWVKGSGSDLATMKEKNFTGLRMEDIRPLMEREDMTDEEMVDYLAHCMIDAKHPRSSIETLLHAFLPYKHVDHTHPDAIISIACATNGPEIAKEIYGDRYVWVPYVRPGFKLSKMIAEGVKANPNAELVIMEKHGLVTWGETSKESYDNTISVIQEAEDYLENKAEGKELFGGSKYDSLTSDERKTILASVLPVIRGEVSEDKKMIVTNDDSENILSFVNSKDAKELSQVGAACPDHLVHTKRAPLFVEWDPASQDVNQLIERVQAGIAAFKETYISYFNRNKSEGDKMVEAVPRVLLIPGIGMINTGKSWSAANVSESLYHRAVSVMRGSTILGDFVSLNEAESFAIEYWPLELYKLSLAPPEAEFSRHVAFVTGGAGGIGSATCKRLLSEGAHVVVADINLEGAQQQAAEMNEQYGENRALAVKMDVTKEEEVIAAIQSSALTYGGLDIIVNNAGLASSSPFEETTLDKWNLNMNVLVTGYFLVAREAFKLMKDQEIGGSMVFVGSKNSIYAGKNAAAYSTAKAAEVHLARTIAADGGEHGIRVNSVLPDAVIRGSKIWDSQWKKERASSYGIGEGDLEEHYRKRTILNVNILPEDIADSIAFLSSSKAAKTTGCMVTVDGGVAAAFTR, encoded by the coding sequence ATGGTGAAAAACAGATGGGATAATAATTCAACCTTTAAAAACGGTTTAAATGAACTAGTATATCGTTCTAATTTACTAGGCCAGGATAGATCAGTAGCTAACTGGGGTGGAGGAAATACCTCAACGAAATCCACAGAAACGGACTTCCGAGGGAATGAAGTGGAAGTGATGTGGGTAAAGGGTAGTGGTTCTGACCTTGCGACAATGAAAGAGAAAAATTTCACCGGGTTAAGAATGGAAGACATTAGGCCATTAATGGAAAGAGAGGATATGACAGATGAAGAAATGGTGGATTATTTAGCGCATTGTATGATAGACGCTAAACATCCCCGTTCATCAATAGAAACACTCTTACATGCCTTTTTGCCTTACAAGCATGTGGATCATACCCATCCGGATGCGATCATTAGCATTGCTTGTGCTACCAATGGACCTGAGATAGCCAAGGAAATTTACGGAGATCGATATGTATGGGTTCCTTACGTACGACCAGGATTCAAGCTTTCTAAAATGATTGCAGAAGGAGTGAAGGCGAATCCGAACGCTGAACTCGTTATTATGGAGAAACATGGGCTCGTTACTTGGGGAGAAACTTCCAAGGAAAGTTATGATAATACGATTTCCGTTATTCAGGAAGCGGAGGATTATCTTGAAAATAAAGCAGAAGGAAAAGAATTATTCGGTGGATCAAAGTATGATTCTTTAACTTCTGATGAAAGAAAAACGATTCTCGCATCCGTATTACCTGTTATTCGCGGGGAGGTAAGTGAAGATAAAAAGATGATCGTCACGAACGATGACAGTGAAAACATTCTATCTTTTGTGAATAGTAAAGATGCGAAAGAGCTATCACAAGTAGGTGCTGCATGTCCGGATCATTTGGTGCACACAAAGAGAGCGCCATTGTTCGTAGAGTGGGATCCAGCAAGTCAAGATGTCAATCAATTGATTGAACGCGTGCAAGCAGGAATTGCCGCCTTTAAAGAAACGTATATTTCCTACTTTAACCGTAATAAATCAGAAGGTGACAAGATGGTAGAGGCAGTACCACGAGTCTTACTTATCCCGGGAATTGGCATGATTAATACAGGGAAAAGCTGGTCTGCTGCTAATGTAAGTGAATCACTGTATCACCGGGCAGTATCCGTTATGAGAGGTTCAACGATTCTAGGGGACTTTGTATCATTAAATGAAGCAGAATCATTCGCGATTGAATACTGGCCACTGGAACTTTATAAATTAAGCTTAGCCCCACCAGAAGCAGAATTCTCACGTCACGTTGCATTTGTAACGGGTGGAGCTGGAGGAATTGGTAGTGCAACATGCAAACGCCTTTTATCGGAAGGTGCACATGTCGTTGTTGCAGATATTAATTTAGAAGGAGCACAACAACAAGCTGCTGAAATGAATGAACAATATGGCGAAAACCGAGCCTTAGCAGTAAAAATGGATGTTACGAAGGAAGAAGAAGTAATAGCTGCAATCCAGTCATCAGCGCTTACATATGGTGGATTAGATATCATTGTTAATAATGCTGGTTTAGCAAGTTCAAGCCCTTTTGAAGAGACCACGCTTGATAAATGGAACCTAAATATGAATGTTTTAGTCACAGGATACTTCCTTGTTGCAAGAGAAGCATTTAAGTTAATGAAGGATCAGGAAATTGGTGGTAGTATGGTATTTGTAGGATCGAAAAACTCGATTTATGCTGGTAAAAACGCAGCAGCCTATAGTACTGCTAAAGCGGCAGAAGTACACCTGGCCAGAACCATTGCTGCAGATGGCGGGGAACATGGAATTCGTGTAAACTCCGTATTACCAGATGCTGTTATTCGTGGATCGAAAATCTGGGATTCACAGTGGAAAAAAGAAAGAGCATCATCTTATGGAATTGGTGAAGGTGATTTAGAAGAGCACTATCGTAAGAGAACGATATTAAATGTAAATATCTTACCAGAAGATATTGCTGATTCGATTGCATTCTTATCATCATCCAAGGCAGCAAAAACGACTGGCTGCATGGTTACGGTTGATGGTGGGGTTGCGGCTGCGTTTACTAGATAA
- the rhaA gene encoding L-rhamnose isomerase, which translates to MSIQEDYQTAKKQYEKWGINVEEVLEKLQDVPISIHCWQGDDVVGFETNQQELSGGIDVTGNYPGKATTPDELRSDLEKALSLIPGKHRVNLHAIYGETNGEVVERDQLEPKHFENWVNWAKENELGLDFNPTLFSHEKSDDGFTLAHPDKSIRDFWIRHCIASRKIAAYFGKELGTPALTNIWIPDGYKDIPSDRLTPRKRLKESLDEIYAVEIDEKYNEDAVESKLFGIGSEAYVVGSHEFYMGYALKNNKLCLLDTGHYHPTEVVSNKISAMLLYSDKLALHVSRPVRWDSDHVVILDDELREIGLEIVRNDALDKVSIGLDFFDASINRVAAWTIGTRNMIKSLLYAMLTPNEYMKQLQEDGNFTERLALMEEFKTYPFGAIWNYYCEKMGVPVGETWLDEVKSYEDAVLSKRI; encoded by the coding sequence ATGAGCATTCAAGAAGATTATCAGACAGCAAAAAAGCAGTATGAAAAATGGGGCATCAATGTTGAAGAGGTATTAGAGAAACTGCAAGACGTGCCTATTTCCATTCATTGTTGGCAAGGCGATGATGTTGTGGGCTTTGAAACAAATCAACAAGAACTATCAGGTGGAATTGATGTTACAGGAAACTATCCAGGTAAAGCAACGACACCTGATGAACTAAGAAGTGATCTGGAAAAAGCACTTTCCCTCATTCCAGGTAAACATCGAGTAAATTTACATGCTATTTATGGAGAAACAAACGGCGAAGTTGTGGAAAGGGATCAATTAGAACCAAAGCATTTCGAAAACTGGGTTAATTGGGCAAAAGAGAATGAACTTGGCTTAGATTTTAATCCTACTTTATTTTCCCACGAAAAATCAGATGACGGTTTCACATTAGCGCATCCGGATAAATCGATTAGAGATTTTTGGATCAGGCATTGTATCGCAAGTCGTAAGATAGCCGCATACTTCGGTAAAGAGCTGGGTACACCGGCATTAACCAATATTTGGATACCTGATGGCTATAAAGATATACCGAGTGATCGATTAACTCCAAGAAAAAGGCTGAAAGAGTCACTTGATGAAATTTATGCAGTTGAAATTGATGAAAAATACAATGAAGATGCAGTCGAAAGTAAATTATTCGGAATTGGCTCGGAAGCTTATGTCGTTGGTTCGCATGAATTTTATATGGGATATGCTTTAAAAAATAATAAGTTATGTTTACTAGATACTGGTCACTATCACCCGACGGAAGTAGTGTCGAATAAAATTTCAGCGATGCTTCTATATAGTGATAAATTGGCTTTACATGTATCCAGACCCGTCCGATGGGATAGTGATCATGTTGTTATTTTAGATGATGAGCTACGTGAAATAGGTTTGGAGATTGTTCGAAATGATGCACTAGATAAAGTCTCTATTGGGCTTGATTTTTTCGATGCTAGTATTAACCGTGTTGCCGCATGGACGATTGGCACGCGAAATATGATTAAATCATTGCTGTATGCGATGCTTACACCAAATGAATATATGAAACAACTACAAGAAGACGGTAATTTCACAGAAAGGCTGGCACTAATGGAGGAATTCAAAACCTATCCATTTGGAGCCATCTGGAATTACTATTGTGAAAAAATGGGTGTACCAGTGGGCGAGACATGGTTGGATGAAGTGAAAAGTTACGAAGATGCCGTTTTATCAAAGAGAATTTAA
- the rhaB gene encoding rhamnulokinase: MNKCSLAIDIGASSGKLVAGYVENEKLKLKEVHRFENTIMKKGDHFCWDLESLFKEIKKGIHACREQGLKPESIGIDTWAVDFVLLDENDALLTDAVAYRDSRTDGMMEEVFTHISKERLYLETGIQFQKFNTIYQLHALKKSNPEILEKAKTFLMIPDYLNYLLSGVKANEYTNATTTQLVNAFTKKWDKDLLDQLGINKDMFQEILPPTSSLGNLKAELVKEFGFDMNVLLPATHDTGSAVVSVPEADDTIYISSGTWSLIGVENNFPICVTKALDYNFTNEGGFDYRFRFLKNIMGLWMIQEVKRNYHNTYSFAEFVGLANQEIDFHSKVNVDDDRFLKPENMIEEIQTYCAETAQSIPQNPGQVAKCVFDSLAVSYQTAINQIEEVYEKDFQTINVIGGGAQNEMLNQLIADTTKKEVLAGPVEATAIGNVVSQLITLDEIKGLKEARNIIKNSFELEKYTSKKKVEGLR, translated from the coding sequence ATGAACAAATGCAGTCTGGCAATAGACATCGGAGCCTCAAGTGGAAAGTTAGTTGCTGGTTATGTAGAAAATGAAAAATTAAAACTGAAAGAGGTCCATCGTTTTGAGAACACGATTATGAAAAAGGGCGATCACTTTTGTTGGGATTTAGAATCACTGTTCAAAGAAATTAAAAAAGGCATTCATGCGTGTCGTGAACAAGGGCTTAAACCTGAAAGTATAGGCATCGACACATGGGCTGTTGACTTTGTCTTGTTGGATGAAAATGATGCGTTACTTACAGATGCTGTCGCTTACCGTGATTCGAGAACAGATGGAATGATGGAAGAAGTTTTTACTCATATTAGCAAAGAACGATTGTACCTTGAAACGGGAATTCAATTTCAAAAGTTCAACACTATTTATCAATTACATGCACTCAAAAAAAGCAATCCTGAAATTTTAGAAAAGGCGAAAACGTTTCTCATGATCCCAGACTATTTGAATTATCTGCTGTCAGGGGTAAAAGCAAACGAATATACAAACGCAACCACCACACAATTGGTTAACGCTTTTACGAAAAAGTGGGATAAGGATCTATTAGACCAATTAGGAATAAATAAGGATATGTTCCAGGAAATTCTACCACCTACATCATCACTGGGTAACCTAAAGGCGGAACTCGTTAAGGAATTTGGTTTCGACATGAACGTGCTGTTGCCGGCTACTCATGATACAGGATCGGCTGTTGTTTCAGTACCTGAAGCAGATGATACGATCTATATTAGTTCAGGGACGTGGTCCTTAATTGGGGTGGAAAATAACTTCCCGATTTGTGTTACGAAGGCATTGGATTACAATTTCACAAATGAAGGTGGATTTGATTACCGCTTTCGTTTCTTGAAGAATATTATGGGTCTTTGGATGATACAGGAAGTGAAGAGAAATTATCATAATACCTATTCATTCGCAGAATTCGTTGGATTGGCTAATCAGGAAATAGACTTTCATTCGAAAGTTAATGTTGATGACGATAGATTTCTTAAACCGGAAAATATGATTGAGGAGATTCAAACGTATTGCGCGGAAACGGCTCAATCCATTCCCCAGAACCCAGGCCAGGTGGCAAAATGTGTATTTGATAGTTTAGCTGTCAGTTATCAAACGGCAATCAATCAGATTGAAGAAGTTTATGAGAAGGATTTCCAAACAATTAATGTGATTGGCGGCGGGGCGCAGAACGAAATGTTAAATCAATTAATAGCGGATACAACGAAGAAAGAAGTGCTAGCGGGTCCAGTCGAAGCTACAGCAATAGGGAACGTTGTCTCCCAATTAATCACCTTAGATGAAATAAAAGGACTAAAGGAAGCGAGAAATATAATTAAGAATTCCTTTGAATTGGAAAAATATACGAGTAAAAAGAAAGTGGAGGGATTAAGATGA
- the rhaM gene encoding L-rhamnose mutarotase, with amino-acid sequence MIRKAVVMNVYPDKHEEYEKRHNEIWPEMVDELHRHGATNYSIFLDEETSKLFGYVEIEDEETWEKMASTEINQKWWSFMEPVMETNPDNSPVSKELKQVFHLD; translated from the coding sequence ATGATTAGAAAGGCAGTTGTGATGAACGTTTACCCGGATAAGCATGAAGAATATGAGAAGCGTCATAATGAAATTTGGCCTGAAATGGTGGATGAATTACATAGACATGGTGCCACTAATTATTCTATTTTTTTAGATGAAGAAACTAGCAAGCTATTTGGTTATGTAGAGATTGAGGATGAAGAGACATGGGAGAAAATGGCTTCAACAGAAATAAATCAAAAATGGTGGTCATTTATGGAACCTGTAATGGAGACAAATCCTGATAACAGCCCAGTTTCTAAGGAATTAAAACAAGTATTTCATCTTGATTAG
- a CDS encoding AraC family transcriptional regulator: MNKGTNSLNLHGIHLKENKHMEGGTVQKHHHQIYQILYVLKDEGKVTLNEKEFDFNQDNVAFITPFSNHSIVANSKMTVLTLEFEVNDLDTEFQEEIINNYFDFSQLIELNLFQAGEIRQLLRKMLYEQSLGNPINRLGMKIYLSELLLILANSQEEPKMLDANTLRAERLRKYIDTHYFEMINTRDISMKLGMSMRHINHIFKEQYNITPIQYLTEVRLELTKKMLLETDKDIASICFEVGFESLATFYRTFKNYTNLSPNRFRAQYKSL; encoded by the coding sequence TTGAACAAGGGTACGAATAGCTTAAATTTGCATGGCATTCACTTAAAAGAAAACAAACATATGGAAGGCGGTACAGTACAAAAGCATCACCATCAGATATACCAAATTCTTTACGTTCTAAAAGACGAGGGAAAAGTCACGTTAAATGAAAAAGAGTTTGATTTTAATCAAGATAATGTTGCTTTTATAACACCTTTTTCCAACCACTCCATTGTTGCCAATTCAAAAATGACAGTATTGACGCTGGAATTTGAAGTTAATGATCTGGATACTGAGTTTCAGGAAGAAATAATTAACAACTATTTCGATTTTTCCCAATTGATTGAGTTGAATTTATTTCAAGCGGGAGAAATAAGGCAACTATTACGAAAAATGCTTTATGAACAGTCCTTAGGGAACCCGATAAACAGGTTGGGAATGAAAATATATCTATCGGAATTATTGCTTATTCTAGCAAATTCACAAGAGGAACCTAAAATGTTGGATGCCAACACGCTACGAGCAGAACGACTACGTAAATATATAGATACGCATTATTTTGAAATGATTAATACCAGGGATATCTCTATGAAATTAGGAATGAGTATGAGGCATATCAATCATATTTTTAAAGAACAATATAACATAACGCCTATACAATATCTAACAGAGGTAAGACTAGAGTTAACGAAAAAGATGCTTCTTGAGACAGATAAAGATATCGCTTCGATTTGTTTTGAAGTAGGCTTCGAGTCGCTAGCTACTTTTTATCGAACCTTTAAAAATTATACAAATCTTTCCCCAAACCGTTTTCGAGCTCAATATAAGTCTCTTTGA